From the genome of Vicia villosa cultivar HV-30 ecotype Madison, WI linkage group LG2, Vvil1.0, whole genome shotgun sequence, one region includes:
- the LOC131646666 gene encoding E3 ubiquitin-protein ligase ATL59-like, producing MGVDNGDNPLSDKVVILLIAMGSALFVVSLYHVISICFCSQQRTTANQNSPQLDRNNESTLVSVANIIPTHKYLKTSKAGVSDDEGGDTCAVCLGDFEEGEELRTMPECLHSFHVECIDMWLHSHSSCPICRASAAPSPAVNEQHRSIDISHNTAPLAIMQHGLVRW from the coding sequence ATGGGAGTTGATAATGGTGATAATCCTCTATCTGACAAAGTTGTTATCCTCCTTATTGCCATGGGTTCAGCATTATTTGTTGTCTCATTGTACCATGTTATATCCATTTGTTTTTGCAGCCAACAACGAACCACCGCAAACCAAAACTCGCCACAGCTCGACCGCAACAACGAAAGCACATTGGTGTCAGTAGCAAACATCATTCCAACGCACAAGTACCTCAAGACAAGCAAAGCTGGTGTTTCTGATGACGAAGGCGGCGACACATGTGCAGTGTGTTTGGGAGATTTTGAGGAGGGTGAAGAGTTGAGGACTATGCCTGAGTGCTTGCACTCCTTTCATGTAGAGTGTATTGACATGTGGCTCCATTCGCATTCGAGTTGCCCCATTTGCCGTGCCAGCGCCGCTCCTTCGCCGGCCGTGAATGAACAACATCGTAGCATAGATATTAGTCATAATACGGCTCCACTTGCTATCATGCAACATGGATTGGTGCGATGGTGA
- the LOC131646667 gene encoding RING-H2 finger protein ATL52-like gives MADGDHPSYQNVIVIIIAIGSAALVVVSMYRVMSIWFSRHQSTTADQTQSQSPPQPPQFSATLSLGESASSSIVHLIPTHKYHKRNKVDVVSDGDEGGGTACAVCLGDFEEGEELKTMPECLHSFHVLCIDMWLHSHSSCPVCRAIAAPSPAVNEDLHRIDMSHTVPLAIMQSGLVRF, from the coding sequence ATGGCAGATGGTGACCATCCTTCCTATCAAAACGTTATTGTCATAATTATTGCCATTGGTTCAGCTGCATTAGTTGTTGTCTCAATGTATCGTGTCATGAGCATTTGGTTTTCTCGCCACCAAAGCACCACCGCAGATCAAACTCAAAGTCAAAGCCCTCCACAACCACCACAGTTTTCCGCAACTTTGAGCCTCGGCGAAAGTGCATCCTCATCAATAGTACACCTAATTCCAACACACAAGTATCATAAACGAAATAAAGTTGATGTGGTTTCGGACGGTGATGAAGGCGGCGGCACCGCGTGTGCCGTGTGTTTGGgagattttgaagagggagaGGAATTGAAGACTATGCCTGAGTGTTTGCACTCTTTTCATGTACTGTGTATTGACATGTGGCTTCATTCGCATTCGAGTTGTCCCGTTTGCCGCGCCATTGCCGCCCCTTCGCCTGCAGTGAATGAAGACCTTCACAGAATAGATATGAGTCATACAGTTCCACTTGCTATCATGCAGAGTGGATTGGTGAGATTTTGA